Proteins from one Thaumasiovibrio subtropicus genomic window:
- a CDS encoding SPFH domain-containing protein, with product MGFWNKIVGELVDIIEWTDTSNNTLVWRFERYQNEIKNGAQLTVRPGQVAIFVNEGQIADIFDPGMYTLATSNLPILATLKGWKHGFNSPFKAEVYFINTRLYTDNKWGTTNPIMMRDQEFGMVRIRAFGSFDIQVSDPRKLLEQVVGTSGYFRIDDIHNQLRSLAVSRFSDAVAESNIPVLDLAANYNEFSSFMKEKMVDDFDSYGLTLSKFVVENISLPKDVEAVLDKRTSMGILGDLNQYTQYQTANAIETAAEKGGNASAGLEMGMGFAMAQNMANAMNPQSNTSSPSPHSAPPPLPTQTLYYIAVNGQQTGPFGIEQIKAQISSNTLTQETLVWAEGMPNWQKANEVSALKVLFSVAPPPIPGA from the coding sequence ATGGGATTTTGGAATAAAATTGTCGGCGAACTCGTCGATATTATCGAGTGGACAGATACCAGTAACAACACCCTTGTTTGGCGATTTGAGCGATATCAAAATGAGATCAAAAATGGTGCGCAGCTCACCGTCCGTCCTGGTCAAGTCGCAATATTCGTCAATGAGGGTCAAATTGCCGATATCTTCGACCCAGGTATGTATACACTCGCCACATCCAACTTACCGATTCTCGCCACTCTGAAAGGCTGGAAACACGGTTTTAACTCGCCATTCAAAGCTGAAGTGTATTTTATTAATACCCGCCTTTATACCGATAACAAATGGGGGACAACCAACCCAATCATGATGCGTGACCAAGAATTTGGAATGGTACGTATTCGTGCATTTGGTAGCTTTGATATTCAAGTGAGCGACCCACGAAAACTGCTAGAGCAAGTCGTTGGTACGAGTGGCTATTTTAGGATAGATGATATCCATAATCAGCTCCGTTCACTTGCGGTATCACGCTTTTCTGATGCAGTTGCTGAAAGTAATATTCCTGTTCTTGATTTAGCTGCAAACTACAATGAATTTTCCTCTTTCATGAAAGAGAAAATGGTTGATGACTTCGATAGCTATGGTTTAACGCTTAGTAAATTTGTTGTCGAAAACATTTCATTGCCTAAAGATGTTGAAGCGGTATTAGACAAGCGTACCTCAATGGGGATTTTAGGCGACCTCAACCAATACACTCAGTATCAGACCGCAAATGCTATCGAAACAGCAGCTGAAAAAGGCGGCAATGCGAGTGCAGGACTCGAGATGGGCATGGGCTTTGCCATGGCTCAAAATATGGCAAATGCCATGAACCCACAAAGTAACACTAGCTCGCCAAGTCCACACTCTGCTCCGCCACCTTTGCCAACACAAACCCTGTATTACATTGCTGTAAATGGCCAACAAACCGGTCCCTTCGGCATCGAACAAATTAAAGCGCAAATCAGCAGCAATACACTCACCCAAGAAACCTTAGTTTGGGCTGA
- a CDS encoding class I SAM-dependent methyltransferase, with protein sequence MAFAHAGTPMAVEHAKGLNRRWRHWLQNPFDLFAPYIKPGMKVMDFGCGGGFALQALHRLTGEFGEVWAVDCQQGMLNIAQQTYNAANIEFSLYEEGKGIGCEVYQESVDFAVAFYVIHEVGDVTQVMKDITAALRPGGQLLLIEFWFDRRIPEYLEAATQLGMQVQDGPKVFLSKSFLLCKAAEGDAE encoded by the coding sequence ATGGCATTTGCACATGCAGGGACACCTATGGCAGTAGAGCATGCAAAAGGGTTAAACCGCCGTTGGCGACATTGGTTGCAGAACCCATTTGATCTTTTTGCACCTTATATCAAGCCGGGTATGAAGGTGATGGACTTTGGTTGCGGGGGTGGCTTTGCCTTGCAAGCGTTACACCGACTCACGGGAGAGTTTGGTGAGGTATGGGCCGTCGATTGTCAGCAAGGGATGCTTAACATTGCACAGCAAACATACAATGCAGCTAATATCGAATTTTCACTTTATGAGGAAGGTAAAGGGATTGGTTGCGAAGTGTACCAAGAGAGTGTCGACTTCGCCGTGGCGTTTTACGTTATTCACGAAGTGGGTGATGTTACGCAAGTGATGAAGGATATCACCGCTGCGCTAAGGCCAGGTGGTCAGTTACTTTTGATTGAGTTCTGGTTTGATCGTCGTATTCCCGAGTATCTAGAAGCGGCAACCCAGTTAGGAATGCAGGTTCAAGACGGGCCGAAAGTGTTTCTTTCAAAGTCATTTTTGTTATGCAAAGCCGCAGAAGGAGATGCCGAGTGA
- a CDS encoding IS110 family transposase gives MNKCKTIGIDLAKNTFYLIMLDKQGKQVERKKLNRQQLIGYLSKLETCVIAMEACGTAHYWGRKIGQLGHSVVLLPAQHVKGYLRGQKNDYNDAKAIAEACQHGAIRPVAVKSLAQQDDQTFLLMRQHVSSDRKRLINHVRGLLAEYGVVLARGSQVLRKTLPFILEDVENGLTDEFRALLFRQYTQLERLDEELQWYDERLAEKVKQKDVCQRLIKVPGIGPVVSFSLRAWMGSGEQFKRGRDASAALGLVPKQFSTGGREVLLGITKRGNQQLRSLVVHGARAVVSRADGKTDRLSQWILRLVERRGFNKAVVALANKIIRIAWVIICGGESYKAPAAV, from the coding sequence ATGAATAAGTGTAAAACCATTGGTATCGATTTAGCAAAGAATACTTTTTACCTCATCATGTTGGACAAACAGGGTAAGCAAGTTGAGAGAAAGAAATTAAATCGACAACAGCTCATTGGCTATCTCTCGAAGCTAGAGACTTGTGTCATTGCGATGGAAGCATGCGGTACAGCGCATTACTGGGGACGAAAAATAGGCCAGCTAGGGCACTCTGTTGTATTACTTCCCGCTCAGCATGTGAAAGGCTATTTACGAGGCCAAAAGAATGACTATAACGATGCAAAGGCCATCGCAGAAGCGTGTCAGCACGGTGCGATTCGCCCCGTTGCGGTCAAATCCCTAGCGCAGCAAGACGACCAAACTTTTTTGCTCATGCGTCAACACGTGAGTAGTGACAGAAAGCGCTTAATCAATCATGTGAGAGGGCTGCTGGCGGAGTATGGGGTAGTGCTGGCGAGAGGAAGTCAGGTATTGCGTAAAACGCTGCCTTTTATTCTAGAAGATGTTGAGAACGGCTTAACCGACGAATTTCGAGCGCTTTTATTCAGGCAATACACACAACTCGAAAGGCTCGACGAAGAGCTACAGTGGTACGACGAAAGGTTGGCTGAAAAAGTGAAGCAAAAAGACGTTTGTCAGCGTTTGATAAAAGTGCCAGGCATTGGTCCCGTGGTGAGTTTTTCCTTAAGAGCCTGGATGGGAAGTGGTGAGCAATTTAAACGAGGGCGTGATGCGTCAGCAGCCTTAGGTTTAGTGCCCAAGCAATTTAGCACGGGAGGTCGAGAGGTATTGCTTGGCATTACAAAGCGAGGGAATCAGCAGTTAAGGTCACTCGTGGTTCATGGTGCAAGAGCGGTTGTGAGTCGAGCCGATGGCAAAACAGACAGGCTTAGTCAATGGATATTGCGGCTGGTTGAAAGGCGAGGTTTTAACAAGGCTGTGGTGGCGCTGGCGAATAAGATAATCCGTATCGCGTGGGTCATTATCTGCGGAGGAGAAAGCTATAAAGCGCCAGCGGCGGTTTAA
- a CDS encoding enoyl-CoA hydratase-related protein, whose translation MRPIKLSTVNDVTHIELNRPDLHHRLDDEMLIALINVFREPECRVFVISAFGPVFCAGADLRWMLDTENQDSANLLSSLLEVMDHCPVPIVVAVDGDVFGGGLGLLACADIVFAQPETHFCFSETRLGLVPATIAPYVLRAAGIRQAQPLMIKGDKFTAFHAAQIGIVHQLSSMPLADAFLWAHQTTAAAPNAIREVKQLCRQLDPITEQARELAIATLNRVRKSEEAQQGIDAFLNKLPPPWHDDDER comes from the coding sequence ATGAGACCGATTAAGCTATCGACTGTGAATGACGTCACCCATATTGAGCTGAACCGCCCCGATCTCCATCATCGCCTCGATGATGAGATGCTGATTGCCCTGATCAATGTCTTTCGCGAACCAGAGTGCCGCGTCTTTGTTATCAGTGCCTTCGGCCCTGTCTTTTGCGCCGGCGCAGACCTTAGATGGATGCTAGACACAGAAAACCAAGACAGCGCCAATTTACTTAGCAGTTTGCTTGAGGTGATGGATCACTGCCCAGTCCCAATCGTGGTTGCTGTTGATGGTGATGTCTTTGGTGGTGGGCTGGGGTTGCTCGCCTGTGCCGACATTGTCTTTGCACAACCTGAGACCCACTTTTGCTTCAGCGAAACCCGTTTAGGCTTAGTTCCCGCAACGATCGCACCTTATGTCCTTCGGGCCGCAGGGATACGACAAGCGCAGCCCTTGATGATCAAAGGCGATAAATTTACCGCTTTTCATGCGGCTCAAATTGGCATTGTTCACCAACTTTCCTCCATGCCGTTGGCCGATGCTTTTCTCTGGGCCCATCAAACAACGGCAGCGGCTCCCAATGCCATCCGTGAAGTGAAGCAACTGTGTCGACAACTCGACCCGATTACCGAGCAGGCGCGTGAGCTGGCAATCGCAACCTTAAACAGAGTAAGAAAGAGCGAAGAAGCGCAGCAAGGCATTGATGCCTTTTTAAATAAACTCCCTCCCCCATGGCACGACGATGACGAGCGATAG
- a CDS encoding NUDIX hydrolase — MKSFELPLFSVDSVLFTVVEQQLKVLLVKRAVAPYEGLWSLPGGYVDIALDKDTDATAKRKLEQKAGVVPAYLEQLKTYSGSERDPRGYSVTLVYYALIGFQAASHHIASVEDAKWIDVAALNDLSMAFDHRHIVVDAHERLKQKALYSMLPVYCLPERFTVGALKGVIEAIIGKEIQRKSLMRRIENADMLEETDEYVATGRRRAKLYRVKSGVDITHFERNLSA, encoded by the coding sequence GTGAAATCGTTCGAACTCCCGCTATTTTCTGTCGACAGTGTTTTATTCACTGTGGTGGAACAACAGTTAAAAGTGTTACTCGTTAAACGCGCCGTCGCGCCTTATGAAGGGCTGTGGTCTTTACCGGGAGGGTACGTTGATATCGCATTGGATAAAGATACCGATGCAACCGCGAAACGAAAGCTGGAGCAAAAAGCGGGGGTGGTGCCAGCGTATTTGGAGCAGCTTAAGACGTACTCAGGCTCGGAGCGCGACCCGCGCGGGTACAGTGTGACTTTGGTTTATTATGCGCTGATCGGTTTTCAAGCAGCTTCACATCACATAGCGAGTGTTGAAGATGCTAAGTGGATCGACGTCGCTGCGCTGAATGACCTCAGTATGGCCTTTGATCACCGACATATTGTTGTTGATGCGCATGAGCGTTTAAAGCAAAAAGCGCTTTATTCGATGCTGCCTGTCTACTGTTTACCTGAGCGTTTTACCGTTGGGGCATTGAAAGGCGTGATCGAAGCGATTATTGGAAAGGAAATTCAACGCAAATCTCTGATGCGTCGAATAGAAAACGCGGATATGTTGGAAGAAACAGATGAGTACGTTGCAACAGGACGCCGAAGAGCCAAGTTGTATCGGGTCAAATCCGGCGTCGATATTACCCATTTTGAGCGCAATCTTTCTGCTTAG
- a CDS encoding sugar kinase, with the protein MITDRKFVLVTRKTRLMELKEKYCTLGQAKFYLEHLGESFDQYEDEHQQFLAVKQNVQRTLFNLGRVLELDRELLPTYLFQADDIVVVLGQDGLVANTLKYLTTQPVIAINPLPALFDGILLPFKPSQVRDIVLATLNQEVRIQAITLAEATTNLGHSMLAVNDLFIGPRSHTSARYRLEISNASEEQCSSGIIVSTGLGSTGWMKSIITGACAIAGQNNKDSKPVPWDEKSLTYAVREPFPSATSQCAKVFGRITPRNHLTLTSRMPENGVIFSDGLEQDAIAFNAGTVATISISASSGSLVLG; encoded by the coding sequence ATGATCACGGATCGAAAATTCGTTCTTGTCACTCGCAAAACACGGTTGATGGAACTCAAAGAGAAATACTGCACCTTAGGGCAAGCCAAGTTTTATTTAGAGCATCTCGGTGAATCCTTTGACCAATACGAAGACGAACATCAGCAATTTTTAGCGGTTAAACAGAACGTACAACGCACACTCTTCAACCTTGGCAGAGTACTGGAGCTCGACAGGGAGCTCCTCCCTACCTACTTGTTTCAAGCCGACGACATTGTTGTTGTCCTCGGACAAGATGGTTTAGTCGCAAACACCTTAAAATACTTAACGACACAACCCGTGATCGCGATTAACCCATTACCTGCCTTGTTTGATGGCATACTTCTACCGTTCAAGCCTTCGCAAGTACGTGACATCGTATTGGCAACACTCAACCAAGAGGTCCGTATACAAGCGATTACCCTAGCCGAGGCCACAACCAACCTTGGCCACAGCATGCTGGCAGTAAACGACCTTTTCATCGGCCCGCGTAGTCACACGTCGGCCCGCTACCGACTCGAGATTAGCAATGCCAGTGAAGAGCAATGTTCTAGCGGCATTATCGTTTCAACAGGACTTGGCTCAACAGGATGGATGAAAAGCATCATTACGGGCGCATGCGCCATTGCAGGGCAGAACAACAAAGACTCGAAACCCGTGCCATGGGATGAGAAATCTCTGACCTACGCCGTGAGAGAGCCCTTTCCATCAGCAACCAGTCAATGCGCAAAGGTCTTTGGCCGAATAACGCCACGCAACCATCTCACGCTAACATCACGGATGCCGGAGAATGGTGTCATCTTCTCCGATGGCCTAGAGCAAGACGCCATCGCGTTCAATGCCGGTACCGTCGCAACGATCTCAATCAGCGCCAGCAGTGGGAGTTTGGTGTTGGGGTGA
- a CDS encoding SPFH domain-containing protein — protein sequence MFGLNFFKATPSTYVMLFRNGQLTKEGAGANFYYASLGASIINVPLASREIPFAFRMKSQDYQDLTIQGQITYQITEPKLAAKMLDFTVNNKGQYLSEDPEKIEERIIRSLQVLVRNEIEKRDLVEALSFAKALTEAIQSQLPTQSAINSMGITVNELAFTQIQPSPETAKALEAEAREEMLKQADTAIYSRRLASIEQEQQVKEKELDTEKAIMAKQQNLEKQKLQAKREQQQTQFTIDQEKLEAQTLKEEERSRLVELENTNAQSRADSKAYAIEKTLRAYESIDTERLRIMSMSGQAPEQLIAQAIENLTQGENRVGNLNLSPELLQSLVK from the coding sequence ATGTTTGGGTTAAATTTTTTTAAGGCAACACCAAGTACCTACGTCATGCTGTTTCGCAACGGGCAACTGACCAAAGAAGGTGCCGGGGCTAACTTCTATTACGCGTCACTCGGCGCATCGATAATCAATGTGCCACTCGCGAGTCGCGAGATTCCTTTTGCTTTTCGCATGAAATCTCAAGATTACCAAGATCTCACTATTCAAGGGCAAATCACCTACCAGATCACTGAGCCCAAACTTGCAGCGAAAATGCTCGATTTCACGGTAAACAATAAAGGGCAATACCTCAGCGAAGACCCTGAGAAAATCGAGGAACGTATCATTCGCTCACTACAAGTCTTGGTCAGAAATGAAATTGAAAAGAGAGATCTGGTTGAAGCATTAAGTTTTGCAAAGGCACTCACAGAAGCGATCCAATCGCAACTGCCAACGCAAAGTGCCATTAATTCAATGGGTATCACCGTCAATGAACTCGCTTTTACCCAGATTCAACCATCGCCAGAGACTGCGAAAGCACTCGAGGCCGAAGCGCGAGAAGAGATGCTCAAACAAGCCGATACCGCCATTTACTCTCGCCGCCTTGCTAGCATCGAGCAAGAGCAACAAGTGAAAGAAAAAGAACTCGACACTGAAAAAGCCATCATGGCAAAACAGCAAAACCTAGAGAAACAAAAACTGCAAGCCAAGCGTGAGCAACAACAAACACAGTTCACCATTGATCAAGAAAAGTTAGAAGCGCAGACGTTGAAAGAAGAGGAGCGCAGTAGGCTGGTCGAGTTAGAAAACACCAATGCGCAATCACGTGCTGATAGTAAAGCTTACGCCATTGAGAAAACCCTCAGGGCCTATGAGAGCATTGATACGGAACGCTTGCGCATTATGAGTATGAGCGGGCAAGCGCCTGAACAACTCATTGCCCAAGCGATTGAGAACCTCACTCAAGGCGAAAATCGCGTCGGCAACTTAAATTTATCGCCTGAGCTACTTCAGTCACTGGTGAAATAA
- a CDS encoding hydroxymethylglutaryl-CoA lyase codes for MTSDSILITDVSPRDGLQNLAPLSFEAKIHLIEGLIGAGVPRIEVGAVVSAKQLPAMIDSLQVAEYFCQRYPQPSSSRASHSDSMPSSSAPLFSMLVANLRGCEQALAAGIRHIAIFTAASDSFTQRNIHCSISESLQRLYPIIELAHKQGATVRGYVSCIVDCPYEGAISPLKSAAVAAELFAMGCDEISLGDTLGKAAPTQIERVLCEVLNNVPATALVGHYHNTYGLALANVVASFALGIRHFDCSAAGLGGCPFAPGASGNLATEELLWLSARQEWGTGIQLNTLIESNREWCLNYGITPDSRL; via the coding sequence ATGACGAGCGATAGCATACTCATTACCGACGTGAGTCCCAGAGACGGCTTGCAGAATTTAGCGCCTCTCTCATTCGAGGCTAAAATCCACTTGATTGAAGGGTTAATTGGGGCTGGCGTACCGCGTATTGAAGTGGGTGCTGTTGTCTCCGCAAAGCAACTGCCTGCGATGATCGATAGCCTGCAGGTCGCAGAATATTTTTGTCAACGTTACCCTCAACCTTCCTCCTCGCGGGCAAGCCATTCTGATTCTATGCCCTCCTCATCTGCTCCTTTATTTTCAATGCTCGTCGCCAACCTGCGAGGTTGTGAGCAAGCGCTTGCGGCTGGGATTAGACATATTGCGATATTCACCGCTGCCTCTGATAGCTTTACGCAAAGAAACATTCATTGCTCCATTAGCGAAAGTCTGCAGCGGCTCTATCCCATCATTGAACTCGCTCATAAGCAGGGTGCCACAGTTAGGGGGTATGTCTCGTGTATTGTGGACTGCCCTTATGAAGGTGCCATCTCACCGTTAAAGTCTGCCGCTGTCGCCGCAGAGTTGTTTGCCATGGGGTGTGATGAAATCAGTTTAGGCGACACGCTGGGCAAAGCGGCACCAACACAAATTGAACGAGTACTCTGCGAAGTACTTAATAATGTGCCTGCTACAGCGCTCGTTGGACATTACCACAACACCTACGGTCTTGCGCTAGCGAACGTTGTCGCATCCTTCGCGCTTGGAATACGTCATTTTGATTGCAGCGCCGCGGGTTTAGGAGGATGTCCGTTTGCCCCCGGCGCTAGCGGAAATTTAGCGACGGAAGAGCTACTTTGGTTGTCTGCGCGTCAAGAATGGGGCACAGGTATTCAACTGAATACCCTGATAGAAAGCAATCGGGAGTGGTGCCTAAACTATGGCATCACTCCCGATTCACGACTTTGA
- a CDS encoding lytic polysaccharide monooxygenase — protein MNKLTIGIASCFALAPLFANAHGYTTFPKARQVICAEQGGHWGSSNGSTISNLGCRAAFQESGTYPFVQINEFAANVARYDVPEAVKSVVKDGNICSGGDNSKSGMSVASEHWTRTTMAAGQTFTLEFLATAPHNPSYWEIYLSKPGYRAESSRLTWNDLEQIGYVGDIPVISKNNGRYYEFDVTLPAGRTGDATLMVRWQREDPAGEGFYNCSDIRFEGDAPAPVWSAIGPFLKAGFAPSEGESVWFRLFDAQGSELVFEKLPITAQNIAQWQQELATTLNGQHGSLIQVGVADGEGNIQFNAADLYANQVYVTDTQFSYAMDLRVEVVAPDVTVTGIAPNYTLDANNQAVIEAAFASADVYPIALVVKDSQGVTVDQQIGNSPATLSVVVSQAGTYTVESFATDAEGKEWPLSSVTTSVTAPSNGEYDFVFPDGLAIYKAGTKVLGADGGIYECKPFPYEGWCRIYTAAQNHYEPGVGSNWTDAWIKR, from the coding sequence ATGAACAAGTTAACGATTGGGATAGCAAGTTGTTTTGCGCTAGCACCACTATTTGCTAATGCCCATGGTTACACCACGTTCCCTAAAGCGCGTCAGGTTATCTGTGCAGAACAAGGCGGGCACTGGGGTAGCTCAAATGGTTCAACAATCAGTAATTTAGGTTGTCGTGCCGCTTTTCAAGAGAGTGGCACTTATCCTTTTGTACAAATCAATGAATTTGCCGCGAATGTTGCCCGCTATGATGTGCCGGAAGCGGTAAAGTCAGTGGTGAAAGATGGCAATATCTGTTCTGGGGGCGATAACTCGAAATCAGGTATGAGTGTTGCGTCTGAACATTGGACTCGCACGACGATGGCGGCTGGGCAAACCTTTACGCTCGAGTTTTTAGCGACAGCGCCGCATAACCCGAGTTACTGGGAAATCTATCTGTCTAAGCCGGGTTATCGGGCGGAAAGTTCGCGTTTAACGTGGAATGATTTAGAGCAAATTGGTTATGTGGGCGATATTCCCGTCATCAGCAAGAACAATGGTCGCTACTATGAGTTTGATGTCACTCTGCCAGCGGGTAGGACAGGTGATGCGACACTAATGGTGCGTTGGCAACGTGAAGATCCTGCGGGTGAAGGCTTTTATAACTGTAGCGACATTCGTTTTGAAGGGGATGCTCCGGCACCAGTATGGAGCGCGATAGGCCCCTTCCTAAAAGCAGGGTTTGCGCCATCAGAAGGAGAGAGTGTGTGGTTCCGTCTCTTTGATGCGCAGGGATCAGAGCTTGTCTTTGAAAAACTGCCGATTACGGCGCAAAACATCGCACAATGGCAGCAAGAACTTGCGACAACGCTAAATGGGCAACATGGCAGTTTAATCCAAGTGGGGGTTGCAGATGGTGAAGGTAACATCCAGTTCAACGCCGCGGATCTGTATGCGAATCAGGTTTATGTAACGGACACCCAGTTCAGCTATGCGATGGATCTCCGTGTTGAAGTGGTCGCCCCCGATGTCACCGTGACGGGTATCGCACCTAACTACACCTTGGATGCGAATAACCAAGCGGTGATCGAGGCAGCATTTGCTAGCGCAGATGTGTATCCGATTGCGCTGGTGGTTAAAGATAGCCAGGGCGTAACGGTCGATCAGCAGATCGGCAACTCACCGGCAACGTTAAGTGTTGTTGTTTCTCAAGCGGGCACATACACAGTCGAGAGCTTTGCGACTGACGCCGAGGGCAAAGAGTGGCCTTTGAGCAGTGTAACGACGTCAGTAACTGCACCATCAAACGGTGAGTACGATTTTGTGTTCCCAGATGGCCTTGCCATCTATAAAGCCGGTACCAAAGTGCTTGGCGCTGATGGTGGCATTTACGAGTGTAAGCCTTTTCCTTATGAGGGTTGGTGTCGTATCTACACCGCTGCACAAAACCACTATGAACCTGGTGTAGGTTCAAACTGGACGGATGCTTGGATAAAACGTTAA
- a CDS encoding MarR family transcriptional regulator, which yields MDTTIERFLRLVNRVHEIESRPNYFGTEMLIHRAEIHSVEAIGDSAPITLMSLAHMQGVTKGAASQMVTKLVKKGLVKRDPSPHSKKEMLISLTEVGEIAYQHHADYHREMENMFSDHFGDELPAFLGRLNGVMTELSPLIAQFSAQDKSV from the coding sequence GTGGACACGACAATAGAGCGTTTTTTGCGCTTGGTGAATCGTGTGCATGAAATCGAGAGTCGCCCGAATTATTTTGGTACCGAAATGCTAATACACCGCGCTGAAATTCACTCTGTTGAAGCGATCGGTGATAGTGCGCCAATCACGTTAATGTCGCTCGCGCATATGCAGGGGGTGACCAAGGGTGCGGCGAGTCAAATGGTGACTAAATTAGTGAAAAAGGGGTTGGTGAAGCGCGATCCGAGTCCGCATTCAAAAAAAGAGATGCTGATATCACTCACCGAAGTCGGTGAGATCGCGTATCAACATCATGCAGACTATCATCGGGAAATGGAAAATATGTTCAGTGATCATTTTGGTGATGAGTTGCCTGCGTTTCTTGGGCGACTGAATGGCGTAATGACGGAACTCTCACCGCTTATCGCGCAATTTTCTGCTCAAGATAAGAGCGTATAA
- a CDS encoding acyl-CoA carboxylase subunit beta — protein sequence MPTLTSHIDTESARFKSNCLDTATALESIQAIYRDLPGKSNRLSVRARVAALMDSQQSFLEFSRLAAHEVYPEAVPAAGILTGLGRVEGRDVVVIANDPAVKGGIYYPLTVKKHLRALEVALQCQLPVVYLVDSGGANLQRQDEVFPDKEHFGRIFFLQAQLSALAVPQIAVVLGPCTAGGAYIPAMADIAIMVRHQSRLYLAGPPLVKAAIGEEVDEETLGGADTHCRISGVADYLAKNDEDAIEIAKQCLASYPAAKTSNQCDATLPPRFASNELNGIATENFRQASDSHEIITRIIDDSDFDEFKALYGKTLICGFARIGGERVGIIANNGVLFSEAALKGSHFIQLCDQRRVPLLFLQNITGFMVGKRAEAEGIAKHGAKMVMAVATATVPKVTIITGGSFGAGNYAMCGRAYSPDFLFCWPTAKVAVMGGEQAAGVFRHLKRASQETEAITQRYQEQSDALYGSARLWDDGIIPPSETRDVLIRCFSILASRPEQSRRHGIFRM from the coding sequence ATGCCGACACTCACCAGTCACATTGACACTGAGTCCGCCCGTTTTAAAAGCAATTGCTTGGATACGGCGACTGCATTGGAATCGATTCAAGCAATCTACCGAGATCTTCCGGGCAAAAGTAACCGTTTGTCAGTACGTGCGCGTGTCGCTGCGCTCATGGATAGTCAGCAGAGCTTTCTAGAATTCAGTCGGCTCGCCGCCCATGAGGTTTACCCCGAAGCGGTCCCTGCGGCAGGCATACTGACGGGGCTAGGCCGAGTTGAAGGTCGTGACGTTGTCGTGATCGCCAACGACCCCGCAGTGAAAGGCGGCATCTACTACCCCTTGACCGTAAAAAAACACCTTCGCGCCTTGGAAGTTGCCTTGCAATGTCAACTGCCCGTGGTGTATCTGGTTGATTCAGGTGGTGCTAACCTACAGCGGCAAGATGAAGTTTTTCCTGACAAAGAACATTTCGGCCGCATCTTCTTTTTGCAAGCCCAGTTATCCGCCCTTGCCGTGCCTCAGATTGCCGTTGTATTAGGCCCTTGTACCGCGGGTGGCGCTTACATTCCTGCGATGGCAGACATTGCCATCATGGTGCGTCATCAAAGTCGGCTCTACTTGGCTGGTCCGCCCTTAGTGAAAGCAGCGATTGGTGAAGAAGTTGATGAGGAAACGCTAGGTGGCGCCGATACCCATTGCCGCATCTCCGGTGTAGCAGATTACTTGGCAAAAAACGATGAGGACGCCATTGAGATTGCGAAACAGTGTCTTGCCAGCTATCCCGCAGCGAAGACCTCAAACCAATGCGACGCAACACTACCACCACGCTTTGCCAGTAATGAGCTCAATGGCATTGCCACTGAAAACTTTCGTCAAGCTTCGGATAGTCATGAAATTATTACACGTATTATCGATGATTCTGATTTTGATGAGTTCAAAGCGCTTTACGGCAAAACGCTGATCTGCGGATTTGCGCGTATCGGCGGGGAGCGTGTCGGTATCATTGCCAACAATGGTGTACTCTTTTCAGAAGCAGCGTTAAAAGGCAGCCATTTTATCCAGCTTTGCGACCAACGGCGTGTACCCCTGCTCTTTTTACAAAACATTACGGGCTTCATGGTCGGCAAACGCGCTGAAGCAGAAGGCATTGCCAAGCATGGTGCAAAGATGGTGATGGCTGTCGCCACCGCAACAGTACCCAAGGTTACGATTATCACCGGGGGCTCTTTTGGCGCTGGAAACTACGCCATGTGCGGGCGAGCCTATTCACCGGACTTCCTCTTTTGTTGGCCGACCGCAAAAGTCGCGGTGATGGGCGGGGAACAAGCCGCTGGCGTTTTCCGCCATCTAAAAAGAGCGAGTCAGGAGACCGAGGCTATCACACAGCGTTACCAAGAGCAGAGCGATGCCTTGTATGGGTCCGCACGGTTATGGGACGACGGCATCATCCCCCCTAGCGAAACTCGCGACGTGCTCATACGCTGTTTTTCCATTCTCGCTAGTCGCCCTGAGCAATCACGGCGCCATGGTATTTTTCGTATGTAG